A window of the Candidatus Tectomicrobia bacterium genome harbors these coding sequences:
- the ispG gene encoding flavodoxin-dependent (E)-4-hydroxy-3-methylbut-2-enyl-diphosphate synthase codes for MFEAFTDESLFKKSPSAPAAGGSGLPLWNPAAPGGEGLPCADPHLFPLKRRRSRPVSVRGVRVGGGAPVAVQSMCNTYTWDVEATLAQIARLQEAGCEIIRLAVPDERSAEGFKKIRKRTDAPLVADIHFDYRLALMAAEAGADCLRINPGNINGEGRVSEVVAAAKDRGLPIRVGVNAGSLEKHLLDRFGGATPEAMVESGLRHVAMLEKRGFYDTKISLKASDVTRTVQAYRLMARRVEYPLHLGITESGSLQTGSLKSAVGLGILLSEGIGDTIRVSLAADPAEEVRVGFEILKSLRLRQRGVNVVACPSCGRVQIDVDKLTLEVEKELAHITAPITVAVMGCEVNGPGEAREADIGVAGGHKRALIFMKGEKQGLVDYKDIKRRLVEQVEALAAQWGRREENGEGRG; via the coding sequence ATGTTCGAGGCGTTCACGGACGAGTCGCTTTTCAAGAAATCCCCCTCCGCCCCGGCGGCGGGAGGGAGCGGCCTGCCCCTGTGGAACCCGGCCGCGCCGGGAGGGGAGGGGCTCCCCTGCGCCGATCCGCACCTGTTCCCCCTGAAGCGGCGCCGGAGCCGCCCCGTCAGCGTGCGCGGGGTCCGGGTCGGCGGAGGGGCGCCCGTCGCCGTCCAATCCATGTGCAACACCTACACCTGGGACGTGGAGGCCACGCTCGCCCAGATCGCCCGCCTCCAGGAGGCCGGCTGCGAGATCATCCGCCTGGCCGTCCCGGACGAGCGTTCGGCCGAGGGCTTTAAGAAAATTCGCAAGCGCACCGATGCGCCCCTCGTCGCCGACATCCACTTCGACTACCGGCTCGCCCTCATGGCGGCGGAGGCCGGAGCGGACTGCCTGCGCATCAACCCGGGCAACATCAACGGCGAGGGCCGGGTGAGCGAGGTGGTGGCGGCGGCGAAGGACCGGGGGCTCCCCATCCGGGTCGGGGTGAACGCGGGCTCGCTCGAGAAGCATCTGCTCGACCGCTTCGGCGGGGCCACCCCCGAGGCCATGGTGGAGAGCGGGCTGCGCCACGTCGCCATGCTCGAAAAGCGAGGCTTCTACGACACGAAGATCTCCCTCAAGGCCTCGGACGTGACCCGCACCGTGCAGGCCTACCGCCTCATGGCGCGGCGAGTGGAGTACCCCCTCCACTTGGGCATCACCGAGAGCGGGAGCCTCCAGACGGGAAGCCTCAAGTCCGCGGTGGGCCTCGGCATCCTCCTCTCGGAGGGCATCGGGGACACCATCCGCGTCTCCCTCGCGGCCGACCCGGCGGAGGAGGTGCGCGTGGGCTTCGAGATCCTGAAGAGCCTCCGCCTGCGCCAGCGGGGGGTGAACGTCGTGGCTTGCCCCTCCTGCGGGCGGGTGCAGATCGACGTGGACAAGCTCACCCTGGAGGTCGAGAAAGAGCTCGCCCACATCACCGCCCCCATCACCGTGGCCGTCATGGGCTGCGAGGTGAACGGCCCGGGGGAGGCGCGCGAAGCCGACATCGGCGTGGCGGGAGGCCACAAGCGCGCCCTCATCTTCATGAAGGGAGAGAAGCAGGGGCTGGTGGACTACAAGGACATCAAGCGCCGCCTGGTCGAGCAGGTCGAGGCCCTCGCGGCCCAGTGGGGCCGCCGGGAGGAGAACGGGGAAGGGCGGGGCTGA
- the rseP gene encoding RIP metalloprotease RseP codes for MVSFIMASPVVEWLLSAGQTIFWAVLVLGALIFVHELGHHLAAKKLGIGVSVFSLGFGRRLWGFHRGETEYRLSLIPLGGYVKLVGEDPEAGAEPPKEPEKSFYLRPVSHRLIVIAAGPLANILAAVVLSWGLHVAGIPVPGTWVGGVLPNSPAEAAGLRPGDHIVAVDGKPVQKWNDLVEMVREKAGKRLPLLIDRAGAKVTLPVTPTSKGEDGQELGYGRIGISLGQGFVTEYHGPVEALGQGFLQTYRIARLTVVSLYAMVARIIPADIGGPIRISVVAAEQAQRGLRYLVMFTILLSVNLAILNLLPIPILDGGHILFLGIEAALGRPLSLRVRETAMQVGTVLLIALMIFATYKDSVYYLLSRDGEAPARQEPQKQPVPAKPPAPAGQR; via the coding sequence ATGGTGTCTTTCATCATGGCGTCGCCGGTAGTGGAGTGGCTCCTGAGCGCGGGGCAGACCATCTTCTGGGCGGTCCTCGTCCTGGGCGCCCTCATCTTCGTCCACGAGCTCGGCCACCATCTCGCCGCGAAGAAGCTGGGCATCGGCGTCTCCGTCTTCTCGCTCGGCTTCGGACGGCGGCTCTGGGGCTTCCACCGGGGCGAGACGGAATACCGCCTCTCCCTCATCCCGCTGGGCGGCTACGTGAAGCTCGTGGGGGAGGACCCCGAGGCGGGCGCCGAGCCCCCGAAGGAGCCCGAGAAATCCTTCTACCTGCGTCCCGTGAGCCACCGGCTCATCGTCATCGCGGCGGGGCCGCTGGCCAACATCCTCGCGGCCGTCGTGCTGAGCTGGGGCCTCCACGTGGCGGGCATCCCTGTCCCCGGCACCTGGGTCGGCGGGGTGCTCCCGAACTCGCCGGCAGAGGCGGCCGGCCTCCGGCCGGGCGATCACATCGTCGCCGTCGACGGAAAGCCGGTCCAGAAATGGAACGACCTCGTCGAGATGGTCCGCGAAAAGGCCGGCAAGCGCCTCCCCTTGCTCATCGACCGGGCCGGGGCGAAAGTGACGCTCCCCGTCACCCCCACCTCGAAGGGCGAGGACGGGCAGGAGCTCGGCTACGGGCGCATCGGCATCAGCCTCGGGCAAGGATTCGTGACCGAGTACCACGGGCCGGTGGAGGCGCTCGGCCAGGGCTTCCTGCAGACCTACCGCATCGCCCGGCTCACGGTCGTGTCCCTCTACGCCATGGTGGCGCGCATCATCCCGGCCGACATCGGCGGCCCCATCCGCATCTCCGTGGTGGCGGCCGAGCAGGCCCAGCGCGGCCTCCGGTACCTGGTGATGTTCACCATCCTGCTGAGCGTGAACTTAGCCATCCTGAACCTGCTGCCCATCCCCATCCTGGACGGCGGGCACATCCTTTTCCTGGGCATCGAGGCTGCGCTGGGGAGGCCGCTGAGCCTCCGGGTGCGCGAGACGGCCATGCAGGTGGGGACGGTACTCCTCATCGCTCTCATGATTTTCGCCACCTACAAGGACAGCGTATATTACCTTCTCAGCCGCGACGGGGAGGCGCCGGCCCGGCAGGAGCCGCAGAAACAGCCGGTTCCGGCGAAGCCGCCCGCCCCGGCCGGGCAGCGCTAG
- a CDS encoding outer membrane lipoprotein carrier protein LolA: MGAEAPRGERPRADALIGSLQRKYEATVALEADFEQENELRSLGQTTRSKGKIWLRKPGRVRVEYIEPEKQLVVSDGSKLWVHTPKLNQVIESEVTSAPSTPFVFLAGKGDLRKSFDVKVEDFGLPPRQEGAWKAGQPHRLSLTPRQPQPGFKKMWLEVDPATFQITGVEYIDPLENRSRMRFSGIKEGGKIPDSLFQFQAPQGAEILRMPSPGAQSR; encoded by the coding sequence ATGGGCGCCGAGGCGCCCCGGGGCGAGAGGCCCCGCGCGGACGCGCTCATCGGCTCCCTCCAGCGGAAATACGAGGCGACGGTTGCCCTGGAGGCGGATTTCGAGCAGGAGAACGAACTTCGCTCCCTCGGCCAGACCACCCGCTCGAAGGGCAAGATCTGGCTGCGCAAGCCGGGCCGCGTGCGGGTAGAGTACATCGAGCCCGAGAAGCAGCTCGTCGTCTCGGATGGAAGCAAGCTGTGGGTGCACACGCCCAAGCTGAACCAGGTCATCGAGAGCGAGGTGACGTCCGCGCCTTCGACGCCGTTCGTCTTCCTGGCGGGGAAGGGTGATCTGCGGAAGAGCTTTGACGTGAAGGTGGAGGATTTCGGCCTGCCGCCGCGTCAGGAGGGCGCCTGGAAAGCGGGCCAGCCCCACCGGCTCTCGCTGACGCCCCGGCAGCCGCAGCCCGGGTTCAAGAAGATGTGGCTCGAGGTGGATCCGGCCACCTTTCAGATCACCGGCGTCGAGTACATCGACCCGCTGGAGAACCGGAGCCGGATGCGTTTCTCCGGCATCAAGGAGGGCGGGAAGATTCCCGACTCCCTCTTCCAATTCCAGGCGCCACAGGGCGCGGAGATTCTCCGCATGCCAAGCCCCGGCGCCCAAAGCCGCTGA
- a CDS encoding phosphoribosylglycinamide formyltransferase, whose protein sequence is MKQKLRVAVLASGRGTNLQALLDAGKDADYPAEVVLVLSDKKDAHALARAREAGVAAECIDAAGPDLFPRVGDRIERSGAGLVCCAGFMRILPPEFVRRFAGRLLNIHPSLLPSFPGLHAQRKALRAGVRIAGCTVHYIDEGVDTGPVVLQAAVPVLPGDDEDALSARILRYEHRIYPLAVRLIAEGRVRLEEGRRVRFEGAAEQGAGFISPPMAGLTAPCEEK, encoded by the coding sequence ATGAAGCAGAAGCTTCGCGTCGCTGTTCTTGCCTCGGGTCGGGGGACGAACCTCCAGGCTCTCCTGGACGCGGGGAAGGATGCGGATTACCCGGCCGAGGTCGTGCTGGTCCTCAGCGACAAGAAGGACGCCCACGCCCTGGCGCGCGCCCGGGAGGCCGGGGTCGCGGCCGAGTGCATCGACGCGGCCGGGCCGGACCTCTTCCCGCGCGTCGGGGACCGGATTGAGCGGTCGGGGGCGGGGCTGGTCTGCTGCGCGGGCTTCATGCGCATCCTCCCGCCTGAGTTCGTGCGCCGTTTCGCGGGGCGGCTCCTGAACATCCATCCCTCGCTCCTGCCGAGCTTCCCCGGCCTCCACGCCCAGCGGAAGGCGCTGCGGGCCGGGGTCCGGATCGCGGGCTGCACTGTCCACTACATCGACGAGGGGGTGGATACCGGCCCCGTTGTCCTGCAGGCCGCCGTGCCCGTGCTCCCGGGGGATGACGAGGACGCCCTCTCCGCCCGCATCCTGCGCTACGAGCACCGGATCTACCCCCTGGCCGTGCGCCTCATCGCCGAGGGGCGGGTGCGCCTGGAGGAGGGGAGGAGGGTTCGCTTCGAGGGAGCGGCGGAGCAGGGCGCCGGCTTCATCTCCCCTCCGATGGCCGGCCTCACGGCTCCGTGCGAAGAAAAATAG
- a CDS encoding phosphoribosylformylglycinamidine cyclo-ligase, giving the protein MDPALDPKPALTYQAAGVDVEAGDRFVRAISRSVRSTREGRENRIPPSLADFAGLFRLPTGLKEPILVSGTDGVGTKLLVAQRLGRHGTVGIDLVAMCVNDVLTTGAAPLFFLDYLATGKLEAEILAAVVEGVAEGCRRAGCVLLGGETAEMPGVYEPGVYDLAGFAVGVVDREESVDGGAVREGDVLLGLSSSGLHSNGYSLVRRILTDPSEWERTEPHPELGRPLGAVLLEPTRIYARAVAAIRGNGGVHGMAHITGGGLPGNVCRILPEGLQARFEAGSWPEPPIFGLLARRGPVARAEMFRTFNMGLGWVVAAEASKAQEIEDALVRTGEAVHRAGRVVRRGAGEPPVTIAGERE; this is encoded by the coding sequence ATGGACCCGGCCTTGGACCCGAAACCGGCGCTCACGTACCAGGCCGCGGGCGTGGACGTGGAGGCGGGCGACCGCTTCGTCCGTGCCATCTCCCGCTCCGTGCGCTCCACCCGCGAGGGCCGTGAGAACCGCATTCCGCCGAGCCTGGCGGACTTCGCGGGCCTCTTCCGCCTCCCCACGGGCCTCAAGGAGCCCATCCTCGTCTCGGGGACGGACGGGGTGGGCACCAAGCTCCTCGTCGCGCAGCGCCTTGGCCGCCACGGCACAGTGGGGATCGATCTCGTCGCCATGTGCGTGAACGATGTCCTCACGACGGGCGCCGCACCCCTCTTCTTCCTCGACTATCTCGCCACGGGCAAGCTGGAGGCGGAAATCCTCGCCGCCGTGGTGGAAGGCGTGGCGGAGGGATGCCGCAGGGCGGGCTGCGTCCTGCTGGGAGGGGAGACGGCCGAGATGCCCGGCGTGTACGAGCCCGGCGTGTACGATCTGGCCGGCTTCGCGGTCGGGGTGGTGGATCGGGAGGAGAGCGTGGACGGGGGCGCGGTGCGGGAGGGCGACGTCCTCCTGGGACTCTCCTCCTCGGGCCTCCATAGCAACGGCTACTCCCTCGTGCGGCGCATCCTCACCGATCCATCGGAATGGGAGAGGACGGAGCCCCACCCGGAGCTGGGCCGTCCGCTGGGCGCGGTGCTCCTCGAGCCCACCCGCATCTACGCCCGGGCCGTGGCCGCCATCCGGGGGAACGGCGGGGTCCACGGCATGGCCCACATCACGGGAGGGGGCCTCCCGGGGAACGTCTGCCGCATCCTGCCCGAGGGGCTGCAGGCTCGCTTCGAGGCGGGGAGCTGGCCCGAGCCGCCCATCTTCGGCCTGCTGGCGCGGCGGGGGCCGGTGGCGCGGGCCGAGATGTTCCGCACTTTCAACATGGGGCTCGGCTGGGTGGTCGCGGCCGAAGCCTCGAAAGCCCAGGAGATCGAGGACGCCCTGGTGCGAACGGGCGAGGCCGTCCACCGGGCCGGGCGGGTGGTCCGCCGGGGGGCGGGCGAGCCTCCTGTGACCATCGCGGGAGAAAGAGAATGA
- the lpxC gene encoding UDP-3-O-[3-hydroxymyristoyl] N-acetylglucosamine deacetylase: MDKGHVLIVDDEDGILSSLEAILQDEGYRVVKASTGEHALDLVRAEVPDVILVDVWMPGIDGIKTLQAVKETSADTEVIVMSGHGNIDTAVAATKLGAFDFIEKPLSMETVLRVVSQAVQSRRARDAKTAGRAVSFIDGNDSKVADLRSALEDAAGDLRPLVLLGERGTGKRHLAHVLHNRGVTREGPFAPLHCRSLPSPKRKGEFLASLRRLLPAAESGTIYLDGWELAPAEERMEILDAFFLHAKDGHRLVVAIDEEGGEALALAAVAAGRVKGRELRLPPLRERRGDILILANFFLADAAREASREKEFSEDALAALYQYDWRGNVTELKSAVTRAAYTAPGRLVRAEHLPAPLQRGVLEANGAGAANFKEARREWERRFLSLHLIHNKWNVAATAHAVGMTPASLGRILKRHGIEPPAPVRRSAPGGSQRTIGRSLVLYGRGLHSGLKTGLIIEPLPPNSGIRFGSLTTSDTVAARVEFVDNTNHATNLRNGPVVARTIEHLMSALHAHGVTNLLVKIGEEVPVMDGSAVEFCRLLEEAGLEEQGEGAAPLTLDKVYEVGERGSPEGYIRAEPSDELVVSYLLDLPKPVGRQSYRYHHTGPESFQNEIAQARTFSFIWELESLERMGLGEGGRWGNVILVDKERVVNTELRYPDEFVRHKILDVMGDLYLLGRPLRAKVTAERTGHRHNVALVRLLTEALL, encoded by the coding sequence TTGGATAAGGGACATGTGCTGATCGTGGACGACGAGGATGGCATCCTCTCCAGCCTGGAGGCCATCCTGCAGGACGAGGGCTACCGCGTCGTCAAGGCCAGCACGGGCGAGCACGCCCTGGATCTGGTCCGGGCCGAGGTGCCCGACGTCATCCTCGTGGACGTCTGGATGCCCGGCATCGACGGCATCAAGACCCTCCAGGCGGTGAAGGAGACGAGTGCCGATACCGAGGTCATCGTCATGTCGGGCCACGGCAACATCGACACCGCCGTGGCCGCCACCAAGCTTGGCGCCTTCGATTTCATCGAGAAACCGCTTTCGATGGAGACCGTCCTCCGCGTGGTGAGCCAGGCGGTGCAGAGCCGCCGCGCCCGCGACGCGAAGACGGCGGGCCGGGCCGTCTCCTTCATCGACGGAAACGATTCCAAGGTCGCCGACCTCCGCTCCGCCCTCGAGGACGCCGCGGGCGATCTCCGGCCGCTCGTCCTCCTTGGAGAGAGGGGCACCGGCAAGCGTCATCTGGCGCACGTCCTCCACAACCGGGGTGTCACCCGCGAGGGTCCTTTCGCCCCACTCCACTGCCGGTCGCTGCCCTCGCCCAAGCGCAAGGGGGAGTTCCTGGCCTCGCTCCGGCGCCTCCTGCCGGCGGCCGAAAGCGGCACCATTTATCTGGATGGATGGGAACTGGCGCCGGCGGAGGAGCGCATGGAAATCCTCGACGCCTTTTTCCTCCACGCCAAGGACGGGCACCGGCTCGTCGTCGCGATTGACGAAGAAGGCGGGGAGGCCCTCGCCCTCGCCGCCGTAGCGGCCGGACGCGTCAAGGGGCGCGAGCTGCGCCTACCCCCCCTCCGGGAGCGGCGCGGCGACATTCTGATCCTCGCCAACTTCTTCCTGGCCGACGCCGCCCGGGAGGCCTCCCGCGAGAAGGAGTTCTCCGAGGACGCCCTCGCGGCGCTCTATCAATACGACTGGCGGGGGAACGTCACAGAGCTCAAGAGCGCCGTGACGCGCGCCGCTTACACGGCGCCGGGCCGCCTCGTCCGCGCCGAGCACCTTCCGGCCCCGCTCCAGAGGGGAGTTCTCGAGGCGAATGGCGCGGGCGCGGCCAATTTCAAGGAAGCCCGCCGGGAGTGGGAGCGCCGCTTCCTTTCTCTCCACCTCATCCACAACAAGTGGAATGTGGCGGCCACCGCGCATGCCGTCGGCATGACCCCCGCGAGCCTCGGCCGCATCCTCAAGCGCCACGGCATCGAGCCGCCCGCACCCGTCCGCCGGAGCGCCCCGGGCGGCTCGCAGCGCACCATCGGCCGCAGCCTGGTGCTCTACGGGCGGGGCCTGCACTCGGGGCTGAAGACGGGCCTCATCATCGAGCCGCTGCCGCCGAACAGCGGCATCCGCTTCGGGAGCCTCACGACCTCCGACACCGTCGCCGCCCGGGTCGAGTTCGTGGACAACACCAACCATGCCACCAACCTGCGGAACGGCCCCGTCGTCGCCCGCACCATCGAGCACCTGATGAGCGCCCTCCACGCGCACGGGGTGACGAACCTCCTCGTGAAGATCGGCGAAGAGGTGCCCGTCATGGACGGCTCCGCCGTGGAGTTCTGCCGCCTGCTGGAGGAGGCCGGGCTCGAGGAGCAGGGTGAAGGGGCGGCGCCGCTGACGCTGGACAAGGTGTACGAGGTGGGCGAGCGGGGCTCGCCCGAAGGCTACATCCGGGCCGAACCCTCCGACGAGCTCGTCGTCTCCTATCTCCTTGACCTCCCGAAGCCCGTCGGGCGCCAGAGCTACCGCTACCACCACACGGGCCCCGAGAGCTTCCAGAATGAAATCGCCCAGGCGCGCACCTTCAGCTTTATCTGGGAGCTGGAGAGCCTCGAGCGCATGGGTCTCGGCGAGGGGGGGCGCTGGGGGAACGTTATCTTGGTAGACAAGGAGCGGGTGGTGAACACCGAGCTTCGCTACCCGGACGAGTTCGTCCGGCACAAGATATTGGACGTGATGGGCGATCTCTATCTCCTCGGCCGCCCCCTTCGGGCGAAGGTGACGGCCGAGCGCACCGGCCACCGCCATAACGTGGCGCTGGTGCGCCTTTTGACCGAAGCTCTCCTGTAG
- a CDS encoding PAS domain-containing protein, producing the protein MYPPTLSYDEITARRRKNILKVTLAVIGVTVLLLTAWIYFKELDPGTPLLNNVVVFALVNLNIILLMVLALLVVRNLVRLFYAARTGPGGSRLQVKLIVAFVGFTLVPSVVLFFLASGLINKSFNTIFSMKVEVALKGAFEIAQTFYRETERTVLSEAEQIAHRIEKAGWGHSSPADSWSALAERERKEMGLDAVWIFGADRKEVASARRPDLPETAVFQPHAGYLDKVMEGEPRSSVESWGEGDGVLGVYPLKAEGKVTGFVVVSKYISSRLAERVKSIFRAYEDYKELELSKNPIKASYTITFLLITLLILFAAIWFGFYVARGITVAIEKLAEGTRAVSEGDLEYRVDVQADGEVGILVDAFNRMTQELKASREKIEVASEGLRRSSAEVDRRRRYMEAMLENIGTGVVSINRRGRVTILNKAAGELLGIAPLDAVGKPFNEVFQSQHLEPIRRLLRSMRSEERESVSEQVELMMDGRVLTLRASLTLLRGAEGQRLGAVVVFDDMTALIRAQKVAAWREVAQGIAHEIKNPLTPIQLSTQRMRRKFEQGAVDFPEVFEVCTDTIVHQVQSLMELVNEFSRFARMPEPRLRPAQLGLILEEVVNLYRARKGDVSVTISIQENIPLIMADAEQLQRVFINLLENAFESIEGGGEVRVRAFSDRNQVVVEVADQGKGVPEGMKARIFSPYFSTKEHGSGLGLAICHRIVADHNGMITVRDNHPRGSIFRVNLPLTHAAAPAAERTATIG; encoded by the coding sequence ATGTATCCGCCGACGCTCAGCTACGACGAGATCACAGCCCGGCGCCGCAAGAACATCCTGAAGGTCACGCTCGCCGTCATCGGCGTCACCGTCCTCCTCCTGACGGCCTGGATATACTTCAAGGAGCTCGACCCGGGCACCCCGCTCCTGAACAACGTCGTCGTCTTCGCCCTGGTCAACCTGAACATCATCCTCCTGATGGTGCTGGCCCTCCTGGTGGTCCGCAATCTCGTGCGCCTGTTCTACGCGGCCCGCACCGGGCCGGGCGGCTCGCGGCTCCAGGTCAAGCTCATCGTGGCTTTCGTGGGCTTCACCCTCGTCCCATCGGTGGTGCTCTTCTTCCTGGCGAGCGGTCTCATCAACAAGAGCTTCAACACCATCTTCAGCATGAAGGTCGAGGTCGCCCTCAAGGGCGCCTTCGAGATCGCCCAGACCTTCTACCGGGAGACCGAGCGGACCGTCCTCTCCGAGGCCGAACAGATCGCCCACCGGATCGAGAAGGCCGGCTGGGGGCACTCCTCCCCGGCCGACTCATGGAGTGCCCTCGCCGAGCGAGAGCGCAAGGAGATGGGGCTGGACGCGGTCTGGATCTTCGGTGCCGACCGCAAGGAGGTGGCCTCGGCGCGGCGCCCGGACCTACCCGAGACCGCCGTCTTTCAGCCCCATGCCGGATACCTGGACAAAGTGATGGAGGGCGAGCCCCGCTCGAGCGTCGAGAGCTGGGGGGAGGGCGACGGCGTGCTGGGCGTCTATCCTCTCAAGGCGGAGGGAAAGGTCACCGGCTTCGTCGTCGTCTCCAAGTACATCTCCTCCCGGCTCGCCGAAAGGGTGAAGAGCATCTTCCGCGCCTACGAGGACTATAAGGAACTCGAGCTCTCCAAGAATCCCATCAAGGCCAGCTACACCATCACCTTCCTCCTCATCACCCTGCTCATCCTCTTCGCGGCCATCTGGTTCGGCTTCTACGTCGCCCGGGGCATTACGGTCGCCATCGAGAAGCTGGCCGAAGGCACGCGGGCCGTCTCCGAGGGCGACCTGGAGTACCGCGTTGACGTGCAGGCGGACGGGGAAGTGGGCATCCTCGTCGACGCATTCAATCGCATGACGCAGGAGCTCAAGGCCAGCCGCGAGAAGATCGAGGTCGCCTCCGAGGGTCTTCGCCGCTCCAGCGCCGAAGTGGATCGGCGCCGCCGGTACATGGAGGCCATGCTCGAGAATATCGGCACGGGCGTCGTCTCCATCAACCGGCGAGGACGCGTCACCATTCTCAACAAGGCGGCGGGGGAGCTTCTCGGCATCGCCCCCCTGGACGCCGTGGGCAAGCCCTTCAATGAGGTCTTCCAGAGCCAGCACCTCGAGCCCATCCGGCGGCTCTTGCGCTCCATGCGCTCCGAGGAGCGGGAGAGCGTCTCGGAGCAGGTCGAGCTGATGATGGACGGGAGGGTGCTCACCCTCCGGGCCAGCCTCACCCTCTTGAGGGGAGCCGAAGGGCAGCGCCTGGGCGCCGTTGTCGTCTTCGACGACATGACCGCCCTCATCCGCGCCCAGAAGGTGGCGGCCTGGCGCGAGGTGGCGCAGGGGATCGCCCACGAGATCAAGAATCCCCTCACGCCCATCCAGCTCTCGACCCAGCGCATGCGGCGGAAATTCGAGCAGGGGGCAGTGGACTTCCCCGAGGTATTCGAGGTATGCACCGATACCATCGTCCATCAGGTGCAGAGCTTGATGGAGCTGGTGAACGAGTTCAGCCGGTTCGCCCGGATGCCCGAGCCGCGCCTGCGGCCTGCGCAGCTGGGGTTGATCCTGGAAGAGGTGGTGAATCTCTACCGGGCCCGGAAGGGCGATGTGTCGGTGACCATATCCATCCAGGAGAACATCCCCCTCATCATGGCGGACGCCGAGCAGCTCCAGCGCGTGTTTATCAATCTGCTGGAGAACGCCTTCGAGTCCATCGAGGGGGGAGGGGAGGTCCGCGTGCGCGCCTTCTCCGACCGCAACCAAGTCGTCGTCGAGGTGGCCGACCAGGGGAAAGGCGTGCCCGAGGGCATGAAGGCCCGCATCTTCTCCCCCTACTTCTCCACCAAGGAGCATGGCTCCGGCCTGGGGCTCGCCATCTGCCACCGCATCGTGGCGGACCACAACGGGATGATCACCGTGCGGGACAACCATCCCCGGGGCTCCATCTTCCGCGTCAACCTGCCATTGACGCACGCGGCGGCCCCGGCCGCCGAGAGGACGGCGACCATTGGATAA
- a CDS encoding DUF4390 domain-containing protein, which yields MVAKLMNSGGFGHWWAGAMVLLLALIAGAPALPASGPQQTLRIRDLLVVDKSGQLMVFASLDDPFASPELFEAVQSGVTTRFTFEVGLIRTRRFFYDSEIAARRVVHQVKYDTLKKAYAFLVQREPQEAIQRVTQNREEMADWMREINGLSMAPVRDLDLQSQYYIRIRARVNSVDFGFPFSYILSFMGNRTEWAYTQPFGPRGM from the coding sequence ATGGTCGCTAAGCTTATGAATTCCGGCGGTTTCGGGCATTGGTGGGCGGGAGCGATGGTCCTGCTGCTGGCGCTCATCGCCGGGGCACCCGCGCTTCCCGCCTCCGGCCCCCAGCAGACGCTCCGGATACGGGACCTCCTCGTCGTCGACAAAAGCGGCCAGCTCATGGTCTTCGCCTCCCTGGACGACCCCTTCGCCTCTCCCGAGCTGTTCGAGGCGGTTCAGAGCGGAGTCACCACCCGCTTCACGTTCGAGGTGGGGCTGATCCGCACCCGCCGCTTCTTCTACGACAGCGAAATCGCGGCCCGGCGGGTGGTCCACCAGGTGAAATACGACACCCTCAAGAAAGCGTATGCGTTCCTGGTCCAGCGGGAGCCCCAGGAGGCCATCCAGCGGGTGACGCAGAACCGCGAGGAGATGGCCGACTGGATGCGGGAGATCAACGGCCTCTCCATGGCGCCCGTCCGCGACCTCGACCTTCAGAGCCAGTACTACATCCGCATACGGGCCAGGGTGAACTCCGTGGATTTCGGCTTCCCCTTCAGCTACATCCTGAGCTTCATGGGCAACCGGACCGAGTGGGCCTACACCCAACCCTTCGGCCCCCGGGGGATGTGA